One Companilactobacillus heilongjiangensis genomic window, CACCTGAGAAAGTTTCTCCAGCATCAAATTCTTCCCCATTTCGGTTGGTTGTCCGGTGGTCATTTTTACCAAATTTCGTATCCAAAGTATATTTACCTGTCAACAAGCCACTGGCAAGCGGCACTCTGACGATTGTTCCAACATCGTGTTCCTTAGCCATTTTGAAAAAGTTATCTGCAGGACGAAGACGGAACATGTTGTAGATGATTTCAACTGAAGAAATATTATAATCTAAAGCTTTAATACCTTCCTCAACCTTTTCAACACTGACACCATAGTTCTTGATCAAGCCCTCTTTTTTCATCTTATCCATGGCAAAAAATACTTCTGGTTCATAGAAAACTTGAGTTGGTGGGCAATGTAATAGCACATTATCTAGCGCATCAACATCTAAATTCTTTAGACAATCTTCAACGAAGCCACGAAGATTCTTTTCATTGTAACCTTCAGCGACATGGGAATCTAAACGACGTCCAATTTTAGTTGAAACAAAAACCTTGTCTTCTTTTCCTTTGATAAATTTAGCAATAGCACGTTGACTTTCACCATCTTGATAGACATCAGCTGTATCAAAGAAATTTACGCCTTGGTCATAAGCCTCTTCCAAAGTGGCAATCGCATCCTTTTCTGAGAATGGATCACCCCATT contains:
- a CDS encoding aldo/keto reductase; its protein translation is MKYRRFGNTGFNASEVSLGTWQLGSKWGDPFSEKDAIATLEEAYDQGVNFFDTADVYQDGESQRAIAKFIKGKEDKVFVSTKIGRRLDSHVAEGYNEKNLRGFVEDCLKNLDVDALDNVLLHCPPTQVFYEPEVFFAMDKMKKEGLIKNYGVSVEKVEEGIKALDYNISSVEIIYNMFRLRPADNFFKMAKEHDVGTIVRVPLASGLLTGKYTLDTKFGKNDHRTTNRNGEEFDAGETFSGVDYATGVKAAQELDERLGAGNKLAPMALRYILMNDGVSTVIPGASKPEQIERNVTAAELPPFTHEQMGIVRDVYDKYIKNPVQYKW